Below is a window of Sulfurisphaera ohwakuensis DNA.
AAGTTAAAGGTATAAAAACAGAATCTGGAAAATTCTTTGAAGCTGAGAAAGTTGTTTTAACAACTGGAGCCTGGAGCGGTGAACTACTACAAAAGATAAACATACAACCATATATTGAGCCAGAGAGAAAAGAAATCTTTATTACTGAGCCCATAAAATACTTTATTAAGCCGCTTATTATAGATAAAGATATATATTTTTCTCAGACATTAAAAGGAGAGATCATAGGAGGAACAGAAACTAAAACAGAAAGAGGATTTTTGCCATTTACTATCTCGATTAAAGAGATGAGTAAATTCTTACAAGGATTAAAACAATTAGTAAAAAACATATCTGGTCTAGGTATTTTACGTGGATGGAGTGGATATTATGAGATGACACCCGATAATTCTCACATTATGGGATATGGGGAAGAATGGCCAGAACACTTATATATTGATGCTGGATATAGCGGACATGGCATGATGTTTGCTCCATATTCGGGTAAATTGATGGCTGATCTAATTGCTGATAACAAAAAGGACCCATCATTTTCAATTTTTACACCAGATAGATTTGCAAAAAACAAATTACTAAAAGAAAATCTAGTAATATAGACTTCATTTATAACCTAG
It encodes the following:
- a CDS encoding NAD(P)/FAD-dependent oxidoreductase; this encodes MIIIVGAGAHGLSLAYHLKKKGIKDVLIIEMKRIGYGSSSRNASRYRYHFYSEENIDYALKAIPYLVSRSKELFLNSVTYKTGYLWILRSEEQISIFKKLDSLWKSKNIGGRFINCKEFDYLSVEGVCYYAPQDGAFHHDYILYSYYISVKDSYKIVFDKVSEIVIGSGKVKGIKTESGKFFEAEKVVLTTGAWSGELLQKINIQPYIEPERKEIFITEPIKYFIKPLIIDKDIYFSQTLKGEIIGGTETKTERGFLPFTISIKEMSKFLQGLKQLVKNISGLGILRGWSGYYEMTPDNSHIMGYGEEWPEHLYIDAGYSGHGMMFAPYSGKLMADLIADNKKDPSFSIFTPDRFAKNKLLKENLVI